Proteins co-encoded in one Garra rufa chromosome 21, GarRuf1.0, whole genome shotgun sequence genomic window:
- the nphp1 gene encoding nephrocystin-1 has product MPPKRRGPLQTVQRETDDIKRKVDALVQQAAKPDASDRTETLERCKELQRAVEDILKSLKKLSKADEPAPVGNYDQCKREEEKRLLTLHERLQSLALQLQPYDETAGPSSSQAEQESEEENTDEEDESSENDDAEEEVQDDYEDNDDDADSGDEDADIGPAATGQGSVSYIALSAFTGEEEGDLSIQKGEVLKVVSKNKDGWWLAQNSKGQKGLVPKTFLKMSSPQDSERENEDEGESEEDEEEPDMKSSKASNWNTVRKAVTEIDATDVLSAMGAIPPGFRPSTLSRLLEEGRSYRASHFLQPKLSQSQLSFKDLHMDPDTGKVHRRPSRVSLTLTLWSCRMIPPPGVGLQVLSRHVRLCAFNGTQVLSNIHTVRATYNSKSQKTWSFSPRMTGMLPCLLDGDCFLRCDSETPDLGILFELGVTYIRNSTGERGDLSCGWAFLKLFDESGSPIALRTQELTIHGGTPFEKDTDMDTTSTKRGYPTGVFQQMLLSRKIPKLVVKLKSVNTRSRELLNLLPETIVGSLSTLQLLATYRQILADALLLDRVTMYNADLICSSVLATFPEVLDQPDLMDAFRKSWTESESNLRRSEKRDVNVLKQMFVTVYMGSVFPLLYSAEMPAPCWADEGVESQRARIIYSPSQKTSVETLLSSQCLHQAFDITQVTYDLISSAQH; this is encoded by the exons ATGCCTCCAAAAAGGAGAGGACCTCTTCAGACGGTCCAAAGAGAGACGGATGACATCAAGAGAAAA GTGGATGCTTTAGTGCAGCAGGCTGCTAAACCAGATGCGTCAGACAGGACAGAAACATTGGAGAG GTGCAAAGAGTTACAGCGCGCAGTGGAGGACATTTTGAAGAGTTTGAAGAAATTatctaaa GCAGATGAGCCGGCTCCAGTGGGAAATTATGACCAGTGTAAGAGGGAAGAGGAGAAGCGTTTATTGACTTTACATGAGCGTCTACAGTCTCTAGCTCTTCAGCTGCAGCCTTATGATGA GACGGCTGGTCCTAGTTCATCTCAGGCAGAACAGGAGAGTGAGGAGGAAAATACTGATGAAGAAGATGAGAGTTCTGAGAATGATGATGCTGAAGAAGAAGTGCAGGATGATTATGAGGACAATGATGATGATGCTGACAGTGGTGATGAGGATGCAGATATCGGTCCAGCTGCCACAGGGCAGGGATCTGTCTCTTACATTGCTCTCAGTGCATTTACGGGAGAGGAAGAAGGGGACCTCAGCATCCAG AAAGGAGAGGTTTTGAAAGTTGTCTCTAAGAATAAGGATGGATGGTGGCTGGCTCAAAACTCAAAAGGCCAGAAGGGCCTAGTGCCTAAAACCTTCCTGAAG ATGTCGTCTCCACAGGATAGTGAGAGAGAGAATGAGGATGAGGGGGAGAGTGAAGAGGATGAGGAGGAACCTGACATGAAGTCCAG CAAAGCATCCAATTGGAACACCGTGCGTAAAGCTGTTACTGAG ATAGATGCTACTGATGTGCTTTCAGCAATGGGTGCCATCCCACCAGGCTTTAGACCCTCGACTCTCTCCAGACTCCTAGAGGAAG GAAGATCTTACAGAGCAAGTCACTTCCTTCAGCCCAAGCTTAGCCAATCACAACTCTCCTTTAAAGATCTCCATATGGACCCAGACACAGGCAAG GTTCACAGACGCCCATCTAGAGTGAGTTTAACCCTGACCCTGTGGAGCTGTCGAATGATCCCACCCCCTGGGGTTGGGTTACAGGTGCTCAGCAGGCACGTTCGGCTCTGTGCCTTTAACGGAACCCAG GTTTTGAGTAACATTCACACAGTCAGAGCCACTTACAACTCCAAGAGCCAAAAGACCTGGAGCTTTTCTCCACGG ATGACTGGGATGCTGCCCTGTTTGCTGGATGGAGACTGTTTCCTGCGTTGTGACTCTGAAACTCCTGATCTTGGAATTCTGTTTGAACTGGGTGTAACCTACATAAGAAAT TCCACAGGAGAGAGAGGAGACCTCAGCTGTGGTTGGGCGTTTCTTAAACTGTTTGATGAAAGTGGATCCCCCATTGCTCTACG GACACAAGAGCTCACTATCCATGGTGGCACACCATTCGAGAAAGACACTGATATGGATACCACATCTACCAAAAGAG GATATCCCACCGGTGTGTTTCAGCAGATGTTGCTGTCAAGGAAGATCCCTAAACTTGTTGTTAAGCTCAAATCAGTAAACACACGCAGCAGAGAACTTCTAAA TCTGCTGCCAGAAACTATAGTCGGAAGTCTGTCCACATTACAACTGCTGGCAACATACAGGCAAATACTCGCTGATGCTCTTTTATTGGATAGAGTCACCATGTATAATGCAG ATTTGATCTGCAGCTCGGTTCTAGCCACCTTTCCTGAGGTTCTAGATCAACCAGACCTGATGGATGCATTTAGG AAATCATGGACTGAATCAGAGAGTAACCTAAGGAGATCTGAAAAG AGGGACGTTAATGTGTTAAAGCAGATGTTTGTGACGGTTTATATGGGCAGTGTGTTTCCATTGTTGTACTCTGCTGAAATGCCTGCTCCCTGCTGGGCAGATGAGGGAGTGGAATCTCAACGCGCTCGTATCATCTACAGCCCTTCCCAAAAAACCTCAGTGGAGACTCTGCTGTCCTCTCAATGTTTACATCAAGCCTTTGACATCACACAGGTGACCTATGACCTCATCAGCAGTGCCCAGCACTGA
- the lnc.lemp gene encoding mitoregulin has product MADVSERTLQVAIVVSFAAGFIAGWQANRMRRRFLDWRKKRLQDKLAETQKKLDLS; this is encoded by the coding sequence ATGGCCGATGTGTCGGAGAGGACGTTACAGGTCGCTATAGTCGTTTCATTTGCGGCAGGGTTTATCGCCGGCTGGCAGGCAAACAGAATGCGAAGAAGGTTCTTGGACTGGCGGAAAAAGAGGTTACAAGACAAGCTTGCAGAAACACAGAAGAAGCTAGACCTGTCATGA